One genomic segment of Balaenoptera musculus isolate JJ_BM4_2016_0621 chromosome 11, mBalMus1.pri.v3, whole genome shotgun sequence includes these proteins:
- the FOXF2 gene encoding forkhead box protein F2 — translation MTSEGGPPPAPLRRARSPGPGALQAALMSPPPAAAAAAAALEAASSSSSSASSSGAAGAAPNACKSAGGGGGAGGGGAGAKKASSGLRRPEKPPYSYIALIVMAIQSSPAKRLTLSEIYQFLQARFPFFRGAYQGWKNSVRHNLSLNECFIKLPKGLGRPGKGHYWTIDPASEFMFEEGSFRRRPRGFRRKCQALKPMYHRVVSGLGFGASLLPQGFDFQAPPSAPLGCHGQGGYGGLDMMPAGYDAGAGAPGHAHPHHHHHHHVPHMSPNPGSTYMASCPVPAGPGGVGAAGGGGGGGGGGDYGPDSSSSPVPSSPAVASAIECHSPYTSPAAHWSSPGASPYLKQPPALTPGGTPAAPAGLHTSMSTYSLEQSYLHQNAREDLPVGLPRYQHHSAPVCDRKDFVLNFNSISSFHPSASGPYYHHHHHQSVCQDIKPCVM, via the exons ATGACCTCCGAGGGCGGGCCGCCGCCGGCCCCGCTCCGCCGCGCCCGCAGCCCGGGCCCCGGCGCGCTCCAGGCCGCCCTGATgagcccgccgcccgccgccgccgccgccgccgccgccctggAGGCCGCCTCGTCTTCGTCGTCGTCCGCCTCCTCCTCCGGCGCGGCCGGCGCGGCCCCGAACGCCTGCAAgagcgcgggcggcggcgggggcgcgggcggcggcggcgcgggcgccAAGAAGGCGAGCTCGGGGCTGCGGCGGCCCGAGAAGCCGCCCTACTCGTACATCGCGCTCATCGTCATGGCCATCCAGAGCTCGCCCGCCAAGCGCCTGACGCTCAGCGAGATCTACCAGTTCCTGCAGGCGCGCTTCCCCTTCTTCCGCGGCGCCTACCAGGGCTGGAAGAACTCCGTGCGCCACAACCTCTCGCTCAATGAGTGCTTCATCAAGCTGCCCAAGGGCCTCGGGCGGCCGGGCAAGGGCCACTACTGGACCATCGACCCGGCCAGCGAGTTCATGTTCGAGGAGGGCTCGTTCCGCCGCCGGCCGCGCGGCTTCAGGCGGAAGTGCCAGGCGCTCAAGCCCATGTACCACCGCGTGGTGAGCGGCCTGGGCTTCGGGGCCTCGCTGCTGCCGCAGGGCTTCGACTTCCAGGCGCCCCCATCGGCGCCGCTCGGCTGCCACGGGCAGGGCGGCTACGGCGGCCTCGACATGATGCCCGCGGGCTACGACGCGGGCGCCGGCGCCCCGGGCCACGCGCACccgcaccaccaccaccaccaccacgtcCCGCACATGTCGCCCAACCCGGGCTCCACCTACATGGCCAGCTGCCCGGTGCCCGCCGGGCCCGGGGGCGTCGGCGCggccgggggcggcggcggcggcggcggcggcggggactACGGCCCggacagcagcagcagccccgTGCCCTCGTCCCCGGCCGTGGCGAGCGCCATCGAGTGCCACTCGCCCTACACCAGCCCCGCGGCGCACTGGAGCTCGCCCGGCGCCTCGCCTTACCTCAAGCAGCCGCCCGCCCTGACGCCGGGCGGCACCCCCGCGGCCCCGGCCGGCCTGCACACCAGCATGTCCACCTACTCGCTGGAGCAGAGCTACCTGCACCAGAACGCCCGCGAGGACCTCCCAG TGGGGCTCCCCCGATACCAGCACCACTCCGCGCCGGTGTGCGACAGGAAAGACTTCGTCCTCAACTTTAACAGCATATCCTCCTTCCACCCCTCGGCCAGCGGCccctactaccaccaccaccaccaccagagcGTCTGCCAGGACATTAAGCCCTGTGTCATGTGA